The Betta splendens chromosome 4, fBetSpl5.4, whole genome shotgun sequence genome contains a region encoding:
- the znf644b gene encoding zinc finger protein 644 isoform X2 — translation MSDLKLKTHEDKDREIVSDSPGRIQEPLQSHTFSLKNNAAGLSSDEHENPLNGTQPNPFVYSSVPAVPHAGNSLPSGALVNGPGSHPTSEVHCVLNKGTVLSNNVLDAAWQAEKDTSLEVLRPPSELQSDAWKNTAGPAVKTPATQPGVNAPLSHLEENESKLAYSTLSGESAERMHLSQPQRKRTIKTTSRQGVGWSERSSRDYQDAEVIRWDSAGEDVLHGDSGLETEGRHQRSNALMENTPGCVEKVKSNLNHLNALFCTGNDDETVDAANRESSLGPQADLKHSVALFKHLSRNNVSAAHKGLHEPNGPEDEDSVGPKVEATEPPLLFSCTTCRVQFKDKRHMMHHLSRHYQLNSRRESQPFTCRECGRLFCDSYSLSKHIIIHRDRLQRRTCSSGRRAGATALQRPQYVNGCNCSKILVQHAKTHDNLKHYYFCEECNYVTLTQEALEAHFRLAHLGAQPPQPRRMTQANDAEAPFECNVDFLTGTDRLALERHPGCGDYKTPSDQIKTPGPVKPVPTFEKAASFPISCSKNRVTCVQEDRTANPPQFRCHVGCTKNTALPSLWKIDKHRKLLLQPAEKLDEATDLTCVEEDAANNGCGAFGSPKQANRAPTTGFLLSARSLKLDQMFFRASKNDPASETLRVQGKQRSPSMNKVSTPLRNTIDSVNANILPKHRKRLKKESAVRELEKGYGGSSNFSKDTSEATGSVLESIKNERNHFARGYHRERQRFAGKDQSPHALKDEDDGDEDCSDIEQLIIKEEYIEATVCEDSPDPPRTSTSDSFEVLTTRAVEHKPCPYCPAVFKSGVGLSNHVRGHLHRVGLSYNARHLVSPKQVALGDHQPRTRRGMCGATRVRKVVKPEDQREYPCPLCRLWFDTKTGLSNHVRGHLKRIGGSVTGTAKSPLGLINELLRDESKANQTILQSPFPPCLLVSQRFISSNGYFQVHAGVPVKAQFGLGNPYPVFDSFASKQEAEAISERRRLQVEAQTCPKASSSTLVELLKMRQGCVELTATSNQRRKVCDMTKEYREENKMGGYDYKRKKPRPGPGLKQRILPSLNAEIYTLTCRDLCLSKRIGSSIYRGTSCTPACPTQGQEWWRFWVFIIK, via the exons ATGTCGGATCTGAAGCTAAAGACACATgaggacaaagacagagaaattGTGTCTGACAGCCCAGGTCGTATTCAGGAGCCATTACAGAGTCACACATTCTCCCTGAAGAACAATGCTGCAGGTCTGTCCTCAGATGAACACGAAAACCCTTTAAATGGAACCCAGCCGAATCCATTTGTATACAGCAGTGTCCCCGCTGTTCCCCATGCAGGCAATTCATTGCCTTCAGGAGCACTTGTTAATGGACCTGGTTCACACCCCACCTCAGAGGTACACTGTGTCCTGAACAAAGGCACTGTTTTATCCAACAATGTCCTGGATGCCGCGTGGCAGGCGGAGAAGGACACAAGCCTCGAGGTGTTACGACCACCTAGTGAGCTTCAATCAGACGCTTGGAAGAACACAGCGGGCCCCGCTGTAAAAACACCGGCCACACAGCCAGGTGTCAACGCGCCACTGTCTCACTTGGAGGAGAATGAGTCTAAACTGGCCTATTCCACACTGTCAGGTGAAAGTGCGGAGCGAATGCACCTCAGCCAACCTCAGAGGAAAcggacaataaaaacaacatctcGACAGGGCGTAGGATGGTCAGAACGCTCCTCGCGTGATTATCAGGATGCTGAAGTAATCAGATGGGATTCAGCAGGCGAGGATGTGTTGCACGGTGACAGTGGGCTGGAGACCGAAGGGAGGCACCAAAGATCCAATGCACTCATGGAAAACACGCCAGGCTGTGTTGAAAAGGTTAAAAGCAACTTAAATCACCTAAATGCACTTTTCTGCACTGGTAATGATGATGAAACTGTTGATGCCGCCAACAGAGAGAGTTCTTTGGGTCCACAGGCTGATCTGAAGCATTCTGTTGCGCTGTTCAAACACCTCTCTAGGAACAATGTGTCCGCTGCACACAAAGGCCTTCATGAGCCGAATGGCCCCGAAGACGAAGACAGCGTTGGTCCAAAAGTGGAAGCGACGGAGCCACCGCTTCTCTTCTCCTGCACAACATGCCGTGTTCAGTTCAAGGACAAAAGACATATGATGCACCATTTAAGCAGGCATTATCAGCTGAACAGTAGGAGAGAGTCCCAGCCCTTTACCTGCAGGGAATGTGGGCGTTTGTTCTGTGATAGCTACTCCCTTTCCAAGCACATTATTATTCACCGAGACAGGCTGCAAAGACGTACATGTAGCAGTGGTCGTAGAGCCGGTGCCACCGCGCTGCAGCGTCCGCAGTACGTCAATGGCTGCAACTGCTCCAAGATATTAGTCCAGCATGCAAAAACACACGATAATCTGAAGCACTACTACTTCTGCGAGGAGTGTAATTACGTTACACTGACGCAGGAGGCACTTGAAGCGCACTTCCGTTTGGCACACCTCGGCGCACAGCCGCCTCAGCCCAGAAGGATGACTCAAGCTAATGATGCAGAGGCTCCATTCGAATGCAATGTGGACTTCCTAACTGGCACAGACAGACTAGCACTGGAGAGGCATCCAGGCTGCGGCGATTATAAAACGCCTTCTGACCAAATCAAAACTCctggaccagttaaaccagtgcCAACTTTCGAGAAGGCGGCTTCATTccccatcagctgcagcaaaaacagGGTCACGTGCGTCCAAGAGGACAGAACTGCGAATCCTCCTCAGTTTCGGTGCCACGTTGGCTGCACCAAAAACACAGCGCTGCCGTCTTTGTGGAAGATCGACAAGCATCGAAAATTACTCCTGCAACCCGCAGAAAAATTAGACGAGGCAACCGATCTCACCTGTGTGGAAGAAGACGCTGCGAACAATGGCTGCGGGGCTTTTGGCAGCCCAAAGCAGGCAAACCGTGCTCCAACCACAGGTTTTCTACTATCAGCTAGAAGTCTTAAATTAGACCAGATGTTCTTTCGGGCTAGCAAGAACGACCCTGCCAGCGAGACTTTACGAGTGCAAGGAAAGCAGCGTTCGCCATCAATGAATAAAGTGTCAACACCTCTGCGTAACACTATTGACAGTGTGAATGCTAATATATTGCCAAAGCACAGAAAGAGGCTTAAGAAAGAGTCTGCAGTTAGGGAGTTAGAGAAAGGCTATGGGGGCAGCAGCAACTTCAGTAAGGACACCAGTGAAGCTACAGGCAGCGTCTTGGAGAGCATCAAGAATGAAAGGAATCACTTTGCTCGAGGGTAtcacagagagaggcagaggtttGCAGGGAAAGACCAAAGCCCACATGCACTCAAGGATGAAGACGATGGAGATGAAGACTGCAGTGACATAGAGCAACTCATAATCAAGGAGGAGTACATTGAAGCAACAGTGTGCGAGGATTCCCCGGACCCCCCTCGCACGTCCACAAGTGACAGCTTTGAAGTTCTCACCACGCGAGCTGTGGAACACAAGCCCTGTCCGTACTGCCCCGCAGTCTTCAAGTCCGGGGTGGGTCTGTCTAATCATGTGCGAGGACACCTCCATCGCGTGGGCCTGTCCTACAACGCTCGGCACCTGGTCTCGCCGAAGCAAGTGGCTTTGGGGGACCATCAGCCACGGACCCGAAGGGGGATGTGTGGTGCAACCAGAGTGAGAAAAG TTGTCAAGCCAGAGGACCAGAGAGAGTACCCCTGCCCCCTGTGTCGCCTTTGGTTTGATACTAAAACCGGCCTCTCCAACCATGTGAGGGGACACCTGAAGCGAATAGGTGGAAGTGTGACCGGCACCGCTAAGTCCCCGCTGGGCCTCATAAACGAACTGCTGCGGGACGAGAGTAAAGCGAATCAGACCATCCTTCAGAGTCCGTTCCCTCCGTGTCTCTTGGTGTCTCAGAGGTTTATCAGCAGCAACGGCTACTTCCAGGTCCATGCTGGAGTCCCAGTAAAAGCTCAGTTTGGGCTCGGGAATCCGTATCCCGTATTTGACAGCTTTGCATcgaagcaggaggcagaggccaTTTCAGAGAGGCGGAGGCTACAGGTAGAAGCACAAACATGCCCCAAGGCCTCTTCAAGCACTTTAGTTGAACTTCTCAAGATGAGACAGGGCTGCGTGGAGCTCACAGCAACCAGCAACCAACGCAGGAAAGTCTGTGATATGACCAAAGAGTACAGGGAGGAGAATAAAATGGGAG gctaCGATTATAAACGAAAGAAACCAAGACCAGGGCCTGGGCTTAAGCAGAGGATTCTCCCCTCCTTGAATGCTGAGATATACACACTCACCTGCAG GGACCTCTGTCTGTCCAAGAGGATTGGATCAAGCATTTACAGAGGCACCTCCTGCACACCAGCGTGCCCCACTCAGGGACAGGAATGGTGGAGGTTTTGGGTCTTCATCATAAAATAG
- the znf644b gene encoding zinc finger protein 644 isoform X1, whose amino-acid sequence MSDLKLKTHEDKDREIVSDSPGRIQEPLQSHTFSLKNNAAGLSSDEHENPLNGTQPNPFVYSSVPAVPHAGNSLPSGALVNGPGSHPTSEVHCVLNKGTVLSNNVLDAAWQAEKDTSLEVLRPPSELQSDAWKNTAGPAVKTPATQPGVNAPLSHLEENESKLAYSTLSGESAERMHLSQPQRKRTIKTTSRQGVGWSERSSRDYQDAEVIRWDSAGEDVLHGDSGLETEGRHQRSNALMENTPGCVEKVKSNLNHLNALFCTGNDDETVDAANRESSLGPQADLKHSVALFKHLSRNNVSAAHKGLHEPNGPEDEDSVGPKVEATEPPLLFSCTTCRVQFKDKRHMMHHLSRHYQLNSRRESQPFTCRECGRLFCDSYSLSKHIIIHRDRLQRRTCSSGRRAGATALQRPQYVNGCNCSKILVQHAKTHDNLKHYYFCEECNYVTLTQEALEAHFRLAHLGAQPPQPRRMTQANDAEAPFECNVDFLTGTDRLALERHPGCGDYKTPSDQIKTPGPVKPVPTFEKAASFPISCSKNRVTCVQEDRTANPPQFRCHVGCTKNTALPSLWKIDKHRKLLLQPAEKLDEATDLTCVEEDAANNGCGAFGSPKQANRAPTTGFLLSARSLKLDQMFFRASKNDPASETLRVQGKQRSPSMNKVSTPLRNTIDSVNANILPKHRKRLKKESAVRELEKGYGGSSNFSKDTSEATGSVLESIKNERNHFARGYHRERQRFAGKDQSPHALKDEDDGDEDCSDIEQLIIKEEYIEATVCEDSPDPPRTSTSDSFEVLTTRAVEHKPCPYCPAVFKSGVGLSNHVRGHLHRVGLSYNARHLVSPKQVALGDHQPRTRRGMCGATRVRKVVKPEDQREYPCPLCRLWFDTKTGLSNHVRGHLKRIGGSVTGTAKSPLGLINELLRDESKANQTILQSPFPPCLLVSQRFISSNGYFQVHAGVPVKAQFGLGNPYPVFDSFASKQEAEAISERRRLQVEAQTCPKASSSTLVELLKMRQGCVELTATSNQRRKVCDMTKEYREENKMGGYDYKRKKPRPGPGLKQRILPSLNAEIYTLTCRFCDLVFQGPLSVQEDWIKHLQRHLLHTSVPHSGTGMVEVLGLHHKIEISMSHDDPD is encoded by the exons ATGTCGGATCTGAAGCTAAAGACACATgaggacaaagacagagaaattGTGTCTGACAGCCCAGGTCGTATTCAGGAGCCATTACAGAGTCACACATTCTCCCTGAAGAACAATGCTGCAGGTCTGTCCTCAGATGAACACGAAAACCCTTTAAATGGAACCCAGCCGAATCCATTTGTATACAGCAGTGTCCCCGCTGTTCCCCATGCAGGCAATTCATTGCCTTCAGGAGCACTTGTTAATGGACCTGGTTCACACCCCACCTCAGAGGTACACTGTGTCCTGAACAAAGGCACTGTTTTATCCAACAATGTCCTGGATGCCGCGTGGCAGGCGGAGAAGGACACAAGCCTCGAGGTGTTACGACCACCTAGTGAGCTTCAATCAGACGCTTGGAAGAACACAGCGGGCCCCGCTGTAAAAACACCGGCCACACAGCCAGGTGTCAACGCGCCACTGTCTCACTTGGAGGAGAATGAGTCTAAACTGGCCTATTCCACACTGTCAGGTGAAAGTGCGGAGCGAATGCACCTCAGCCAACCTCAGAGGAAAcggacaataaaaacaacatctcGACAGGGCGTAGGATGGTCAGAACGCTCCTCGCGTGATTATCAGGATGCTGAAGTAATCAGATGGGATTCAGCAGGCGAGGATGTGTTGCACGGTGACAGTGGGCTGGAGACCGAAGGGAGGCACCAAAGATCCAATGCACTCATGGAAAACACGCCAGGCTGTGTTGAAAAGGTTAAAAGCAACTTAAATCACCTAAATGCACTTTTCTGCACTGGTAATGATGATGAAACTGTTGATGCCGCCAACAGAGAGAGTTCTTTGGGTCCACAGGCTGATCTGAAGCATTCTGTTGCGCTGTTCAAACACCTCTCTAGGAACAATGTGTCCGCTGCACACAAAGGCCTTCATGAGCCGAATGGCCCCGAAGACGAAGACAGCGTTGGTCCAAAAGTGGAAGCGACGGAGCCACCGCTTCTCTTCTCCTGCACAACATGCCGTGTTCAGTTCAAGGACAAAAGACATATGATGCACCATTTAAGCAGGCATTATCAGCTGAACAGTAGGAGAGAGTCCCAGCCCTTTACCTGCAGGGAATGTGGGCGTTTGTTCTGTGATAGCTACTCCCTTTCCAAGCACATTATTATTCACCGAGACAGGCTGCAAAGACGTACATGTAGCAGTGGTCGTAGAGCCGGTGCCACCGCGCTGCAGCGTCCGCAGTACGTCAATGGCTGCAACTGCTCCAAGATATTAGTCCAGCATGCAAAAACACACGATAATCTGAAGCACTACTACTTCTGCGAGGAGTGTAATTACGTTACACTGACGCAGGAGGCACTTGAAGCGCACTTCCGTTTGGCACACCTCGGCGCACAGCCGCCTCAGCCCAGAAGGATGACTCAAGCTAATGATGCAGAGGCTCCATTCGAATGCAATGTGGACTTCCTAACTGGCACAGACAGACTAGCACTGGAGAGGCATCCAGGCTGCGGCGATTATAAAACGCCTTCTGACCAAATCAAAACTCctggaccagttaaaccagtgcCAACTTTCGAGAAGGCGGCTTCATTccccatcagctgcagcaaaaacagGGTCACGTGCGTCCAAGAGGACAGAACTGCGAATCCTCCTCAGTTTCGGTGCCACGTTGGCTGCACCAAAAACACAGCGCTGCCGTCTTTGTGGAAGATCGACAAGCATCGAAAATTACTCCTGCAACCCGCAGAAAAATTAGACGAGGCAACCGATCTCACCTGTGTGGAAGAAGACGCTGCGAACAATGGCTGCGGGGCTTTTGGCAGCCCAAAGCAGGCAAACCGTGCTCCAACCACAGGTTTTCTACTATCAGCTAGAAGTCTTAAATTAGACCAGATGTTCTTTCGGGCTAGCAAGAACGACCCTGCCAGCGAGACTTTACGAGTGCAAGGAAAGCAGCGTTCGCCATCAATGAATAAAGTGTCAACACCTCTGCGTAACACTATTGACAGTGTGAATGCTAATATATTGCCAAAGCACAGAAAGAGGCTTAAGAAAGAGTCTGCAGTTAGGGAGTTAGAGAAAGGCTATGGGGGCAGCAGCAACTTCAGTAAGGACACCAGTGAAGCTACAGGCAGCGTCTTGGAGAGCATCAAGAATGAAAGGAATCACTTTGCTCGAGGGTAtcacagagagaggcagaggtttGCAGGGAAAGACCAAAGCCCACATGCACTCAAGGATGAAGACGATGGAGATGAAGACTGCAGTGACATAGAGCAACTCATAATCAAGGAGGAGTACATTGAAGCAACAGTGTGCGAGGATTCCCCGGACCCCCCTCGCACGTCCACAAGTGACAGCTTTGAAGTTCTCACCACGCGAGCTGTGGAACACAAGCCCTGTCCGTACTGCCCCGCAGTCTTCAAGTCCGGGGTGGGTCTGTCTAATCATGTGCGAGGACACCTCCATCGCGTGGGCCTGTCCTACAACGCTCGGCACCTGGTCTCGCCGAAGCAAGTGGCTTTGGGGGACCATCAGCCACGGACCCGAAGGGGGATGTGTGGTGCAACCAGAGTGAGAAAAG TTGTCAAGCCAGAGGACCAGAGAGAGTACCCCTGCCCCCTGTGTCGCCTTTGGTTTGATACTAAAACCGGCCTCTCCAACCATGTGAGGGGACACCTGAAGCGAATAGGTGGAAGTGTGACCGGCACCGCTAAGTCCCCGCTGGGCCTCATAAACGAACTGCTGCGGGACGAGAGTAAAGCGAATCAGACCATCCTTCAGAGTCCGTTCCCTCCGTGTCTCTTGGTGTCTCAGAGGTTTATCAGCAGCAACGGCTACTTCCAGGTCCATGCTGGAGTCCCAGTAAAAGCTCAGTTTGGGCTCGGGAATCCGTATCCCGTATTTGACAGCTTTGCATcgaagcaggaggcagaggccaTTTCAGAGAGGCGGAGGCTACAGGTAGAAGCACAAACATGCCCCAAGGCCTCTTCAAGCACTTTAGTTGAACTTCTCAAGATGAGACAGGGCTGCGTGGAGCTCACAGCAACCAGCAACCAACGCAGGAAAGTCTGTGATATGACCAAAGAGTACAGGGAGGAGAATAAAATGGGAG gctaCGATTATAAACGAAAGAAACCAAGACCAGGGCCTGGGCTTAAGCAGAGGATTCTCCCCTCCTTGAATGCTGAGATATACACACTCACCTGCAG ATTCTGTGACTTGGTCTTCCAGGGACCTCTGTCTGTCCAAGAGGATTGGATCAAGCATTTACAGAGGCACCTCCTGCACACCAGCGTGCCCCACTCAGGGACAGGAATGGTGGAGGTTTTGGGTCTTCATCATAAAATAGAGATAAGCATGTCTCATGATGACCCAGATTAG